One genomic region from Fibrobacter sp. encodes:
- a CDS encoding glycogen-binding domain-containing protein — MSKGTKTVVAKPAAKKAAAKPAAKAAKPAAEKKVAAKAAKPAAKKEAPKAAAKAEKKVVAKAAPAKKAAAPKAAAVKAVKPAAEKKPAAKKAAAPKAAKKVAVVLTTPTAYELASKVTVAGSFNEWNQATAVVCKKDKKTGLWSAKLSLVAGTYQYKFICDDQYWDEGDNKVVEVK, encoded by the coding sequence ATGTCCAAAGGTACTAAGACTGTAGTTGCAAAGCCGGCTGCTAAGAAGGCCGCTGCTAAGCCCGCAGCAAAGGCCGCTAAGCCCGCTGCAGAAAAGAAGGTTGCTGCTAAGGCTGCTAAGCCGGCTGCAAAGAAGGAAGCCCCGAAGGCTGCAGCAAAGGCTGAAAAGAAGGTTGTCGCTAAGGCTGCTCCCGCCAAGAAGGCTGCTGCTCCTAAGGCTGCCGCAGTTAAGGCTGTCAAGCCGGCTGCAGAAAAGAAGCCCGCTGCAAAGAAGGCCGCAGCTCCTAAGGCTGCCAAGAAGGTTGCAGTTGTTCTCACCACTCCGACCGCTTACGAACTCGCTTCCAAGGTGACCGTTGCAGGTTCCTTCAACGAATGGAACCAGGCTACCGCTGTTGTTTGCAAGAAGGACAAGAAGACTGGCCTCTGGTCTGCAAAGCTTTCCCTCGTTGCTGGCACCTATCAGTACAAGTTCATTTGCGATGACCAGTACTGGGACGAAGGCGACAACAAGGTTGTTGAAGTCAAGTAA
- a CDS encoding macro domain-containing protein gives MAFKIIRNDITKVKADVLVNSANTEPICAGYRTDAAIYEAAGFDDMLAARQKIGKIEVGHAEVTPAFKLPAKYVIHTVGPMWVDGKSGEPEALRSCYRECLSKAVSLRAKSIAFPLISTGAFKFPKDQALDIVTEIAKEFTSEHKLDVILVVYDEESFGLTSDLTDFVQAYIDEHYVGKVTEERLEMYSEMNSSEEERWQWRGESSLPRRGKFNGKIRDENPLCEQAAIDKISVCMSPRGVVPLEKSKKKETPKPVFASFKGKLEEDLGRKIKDFDIQPFSQRLIYYINQKGLDSAAVYNAIFMDRKHFSKILNDRIKTIRRETVLALAVGMKLNVVETTDLLSYAGYSFTPNINLTDVIVEAFIERKVYDLMRINIALSDNNQPQLG, from the coding sequence ATGGCATTCAAGATTATACGAAACGATATTACTAAGGTCAAGGCCGATGTCCTTGTAAATTCGGCCAATACTGAACCCATTTGCGCAGGTTACCGTACCGACGCCGCCATTTACGAGGCTGCCGGTTTTGATGATATGCTTGCCGCCCGCCAAAAGATCGGCAAGATCGAGGTGGGCCATGCCGAGGTTACCCCGGCATTCAAGCTTCCGGCCAAGTATGTCATCCATACGGTGGGCCCCATGTGGGTGGATGGCAAGTCTGGCGAGCCCGAGGCCTTGCGCAGCTGCTATCGCGAATGCCTTTCAAAGGCTGTTTCTCTGAGGGCAAAGTCCATTGCCTTCCCGCTGATTTCTACGGGAGCCTTCAAGTTCCCCAAGGATCAAGCGCTGGATATTGTTACCGAAATTGCCAAGGAATTTACCAGCGAGCATAAGCTGGATGTGATTCTTGTTGTGTACGATGAGGAATCCTTTGGTTTGACCTCCGACTTGACGGACTTTGTGCAGGCCTACATTGACGAACATTACGTTGGCAAAGTTACCGAAGAACGCCTGGAGATGTACAGCGAAATGAATTCCTCGGAGGAGGAACGCTGGCAGTGGCGTGGCGAAAGCTCGCTGCCTCGGCGCGGAAAATTCAATGGAAAAATTCGTGATGAGAATCCGCTTTGCGAACAGGCTGCGATTGACAAAATTTCAGTTTGCATGTCTCCTCGCGGGGTTGTGCCGTTAGAAAAGAGCAAGAAAAAGGAAACGCCAAAGCCGGTTTTCGCATCCTTTAAGGGCAAGTTAGAAGAGGATCTTGGTAGAAAAATTAAAGATTTTGATATTCAGCCTTTTAGTCAGCGCTTGATTTATTACATTAATCAGAAGGGTCTTGACTCTGCTGCCGTTTACAATGCAATATTTATGGATCGTAAGCACTTTTCAAAAATCCTTAATGATAGAATCAAGACAATAAGGCGCGAAACAGTTTTGGCCCTTGCCGTAGGTATGAAGTTAAATGTTGTTGAAACGACTGATTTACTTTCGTACGCAGGTTATTCATTTACTCCAAACATTAACCTGACTGATGTGATTGTTGAAGCGTTCATTGAACGGAAAGTTTACGACCTCATGCGAATAAACATTGCATTATCAGATAACAATCAACCTCAGTTAGGTTAA
- a CDS encoding CotH kinase family protein, producing MKFFCFGVLGALALGLSACGGDNGSSATQDDLSSSSSADSVADTNAIVVLKNPPVIFTEVDPVNLVYKDEEGGDAGWVEIYNPADTAVNLKGYYLTNSAATPTKFQFGDVVVKPKSHMIVYLSGRNLPDYVAPHDTVNLLTSFCEVEYDAITSPGRGKSEMKPLPGKSDFCFVENGKNMAGAQMIPVKGDLSYFQLALSVGSTDEGKVPVDLSKANQFLLKAYIPKGESLNFRFLQKGFREVKSWAKLLTGTGDSNTVYSIRPPLYTDYPNLNEFTGLRLDFDYHDSIAKDVKLFSYIAYSRGNEPHANFKSKKEGGSLYLFNNEKQLVDSVMYPAAVIGKTWSRETVVAGGLNSANGKWGFAVATPNGATAGTVENAASQNVKTEFPNSGFYSKPFTIAFDSDSNIRCEKGGTVPTVKSPLMNASLTIEETTVLRCATFEEGAVPGNVINRTYIFEDQPTVASVFITGDPLQMFHADSGLFKNENFWSDKEIPVNIELLEAGQKTPGFSENAGLAISGNATRTWPKKSVEITFREKYGKNKLDYALFPEFPELKKFKSFKLRNNGNNFHFDYIRDMLASSITEGLGVDYQHGRASIVFYNGEYFGIHNIRESSNKNYYLAKYNLDGDEIDLVNSSGEYVDGSPVEFVSMTNFLLSKTMTDENLAIVNEQLDLNNLINYYAAEIFADNRDWPGNNRKMWRAKNPKTAWKWFMFDTDMAFDNTQSKLTGNIFEFVTAENSGWPNNPEFTQHLRRLLTNANFKAAFINQIATNLCMNFSAERVLARMEKLKGDIAAEVERDQKRWGKNVATMTEHDGRIKTFATTRQDVVRKEMQEHFALGEMVDVTIASSGNGVVQVHYLPLDESSLKIKFFKGTPVTLTAVPKAGGTFVGWNDGVTDVTRIIDPESGLKVTANFK from the coding sequence ATGAAGTTCTTTTGTTTTGGTGTTTTAGGCGCGCTGGCGCTTGGCCTTTCGGCTTGCGGTGGCGATAACGGATCCTCGGCAACGCAGGATGACTTGTCTTCCAGTTCCTCTGCGGATTCCGTGGCTGATACAAACGCCATTGTGGTACTGAAAAATCCACCGGTGATTTTTACCGAAGTGGACCCTGTGAACTTGGTGTACAAGGATGAAGAGGGAGGTGACGCCGGCTGGGTGGAAATTTATAACCCTGCAGACACGGCGGTGAACCTCAAGGGTTATTACTTGACCAACTCTGCGGCTACCCCGACGAAATTCCAGTTTGGCGATGTGGTGGTCAAGCCCAAGTCCCACATGATTGTTTATTTGTCTGGTAGAAACTTGCCGGACTATGTGGCTCCTCACGATACGGTCAATCTTTTGACTTCCTTTTGCGAAGTGGAGTACGATGCGATTACCAGTCCGGGCCGCGGCAAGAGCGAAATGAAACCTCTTCCGGGAAAGTCCGATTTCTGCTTTGTAGAAAACGGAAAGAACATGGCCGGCGCCCAGATGATTCCTGTGAAGGGCGACCTGAGTTATTTCCAGTTGGCTTTGAGCGTTGGCTCTACGGACGAGGGCAAGGTTCCTGTTGATCTTTCCAAGGCAAATCAGTTCCTGCTAAAGGCTTACATTCCCAAGGGCGAATCTCTTAACTTCAGATTCTTGCAGAAGGGTTTCCGCGAAGTCAAAAGCTGGGCCAAACTTCTGACGGGAACAGGGGACTCCAATACGGTTTATTCCATTAGGCCGCCCCTTTATACGGACTATCCTAACTTGAATGAATTTACGGGACTTCGTCTGGACTTCGATTATCATGATTCCATTGCGAAGGATGTGAAGCTTTTCAGCTACATCGCTTACAGCCGCGGCAACGAACCTCACGCCAATTTCAAGTCCAAGAAGGAAGGCGGTTCCCTCTACTTGTTCAATAACGAAAAGCAGTTGGTGGATTCCGTGATGTATCCGGCGGCTGTTATTGGAAAAACTTGGTCCCGCGAAACTGTAGTTGCCGGTGGTTTGAATAGCGCAAATGGCAAGTGGGGTTTCGCTGTGGCAACGCCTAATGGTGCTACAGCAGGCACTGTGGAAAATGCGGCTTCCCAGAACGTGAAGACTGAATTCCCCAACTCCGGTTTTTATTCCAAGCCGTTTACCATTGCTTTTGATAGTGATAGCAATATCCGTTGCGAAAAGGGCGGCACTGTTCCTACCGTAAAGAGCCCGCTGATGAACGCCAGCTTGACCATCGAAGAAACTACGGTTTTGCGCTGCGCTACTTTTGAAGAGGGCGCCGTTCCTGGAAACGTCATCAACCGTACTTACATTTTCGAAGACCAGCCCACGGTAGCTTCTGTATTCATTACCGGCGATCCGTTGCAGATGTTCCATGCGGATTCCGGCTTGTTCAAGAATGAAAATTTCTGGAGCGACAAGGAAATCCCTGTGAACATTGAATTGCTGGAAGCTGGGCAGAAGACGCCTGGCTTTAGCGAGAATGCGGGCCTTGCCATTAGCGGTAACGCCACACGAACCTGGCCGAAGAAATCTGTGGAAATCACTTTCCGCGAAAAGTACGGAAAGAACAAGTTGGATTATGCGTTGTTCCCGGAATTCCCTGAACTGAAAAAGTTCAAGAGTTTCAAGCTGCGCAACAACGGAAACAATTTCCATTTCGACTACATCCGCGATATGCTGGCATCCTCCATTACGGAGGGGCTGGGCGTTGATTACCAGCATGGCCGTGCATCCATTGTTTTCTACAACGGTGAATACTTCGGCATCCACAACATCCGCGAATCTTCCAATAAGAACTATTACCTGGCCAAGTACAACTTGGACGGCGATGAAATTGATTTGGTGAACAGCTCCGGTGAATATGTGGACGGCTCTCCGGTGGAATTTGTTTCGATGACCAACTTCTTGCTCAGCAAGACAATGACCGATGAAAACCTGGCCATTGTGAATGAACAGCTGGACCTGAACAATCTCATCAATTACTATGCGGCAGAAATTTTCGCGGACAATCGCGACTGGCCCGGAAACAACCGCAAAATGTGGCGAGCTAAAAATCCGAAGACTGCCTGGAAGTGGTTCATGTTCGATACAGATATGGCCTTCGATAATACCCAGAGTAAGTTGACGGGAAATATTTTCGAGTTCGTAACTGCAGAAAATTCCGGTTGGCCCAACAATCCTGAATTCACTCAGCACTTGCGTCGTTTGCTGACTAACGCAAACTTCAAGGCAGCTTTCATTAATCAAATTGCAACCAACCTTTGCATGAACTTTAGTGCCGAACGCGTGCTTGCCCGCATGGAAAAACTGAAGGGCGATATCGCCGCCGAAGTGGAACGGGATCAGAAGCGCTGGGGCAAAAACGTGGCCACCATGACAGAACACGATGGCCGAATCAAGACCTTCGCCACCACCCGCCAGGATGTGGTCCGCAAGGAAATGCAGGAGCATTTTGCCTTGGGAGAAATGGTCGACGTAACTATTGCGAGTTCCGGAAATGGCGTCGTGCAAGTTCATTACTTGCCTTTGGACGAGTCTTCGTTGAAAATCAAGTTTTTCAAAGGAACTCCTGTGACGCTTACCGCAGTTCCGAAGGCCGGAGGAACATTCGTGGGTTGGAACGATGGCGTTACCGATGTGACTCGCATCATCGATCCTGAAAGTGGCCTGAAGGTGACGGCAAATTTTAAGTAG
- a CDS encoding fibrobacter succinogenes major paralogous domain-containing protein, with product MKKVFARMGVAVLVSAMAFALNACGSDSGSSAGDDPGSSSGSSESGSMTDSRDGQKYKTVKIGKMVWMAENMNYKTVASKCYDDKPENCEKYGRLYNWDDAMAACPNGWHLPSQQEFEDLFEAAEKAGDDAGIVLKSTSGWIDDGEGTDALKFGAEPSGWYAPEEEAFLEEGVVARLWSSEEENATDSYYAHFDYAYDNVEMYMHSKGSLHAVRCVKN from the coding sequence ATGAAGAAGGTTTTTGCAAGAATGGGTGTCGCTGTTTTGGTTTCTGCAATGGCTTTTGCATTGAATGCCTGCGGCAGCGATTCGGGTTCCTCGGCAGGAGATGACCCTGGTTCTTCCAGTGGTTCCTCAGAATCCGGTTCCATGACCGACTCCAGAGATGGCCAGAAATATAAGACCGTGAAGATTGGAAAGATGGTCTGGATGGCGGAAAATATGAATTACAAGACTGTGGCCAGCAAGTGCTATGACGACAAGCCTGAAAACTGCGAAAAGTATGGTCGCCTGTATAACTGGGACGATGCCATGGCTGCCTGCCCCAATGGCTGGCACCTGCCCAGTCAGCAGGAATTCGAAGATCTCTTTGAAGCCGCCGAGAAAGCAGGCGACGATGCTGGCATTGTGCTGAAGTCAACCTCTGGTTGGATCGACGATGGCGAAGGAACCGATGCTCTCAAGTTTGGCGCTGAACCCTCCGGCTGGTACGCCCCCGAAGAAGAAGCCTTCTTGGAAGAAGGCGTTGTGGCTCGACTCTGGTCTTCCGAAGAGGAAAATGCAACCGATTCCTACTACGCACATTTTGACTACGCCTATGACAACGTTGAAATGTACATGCATAGCAAGGGAAGCCTGCACGCCGTTCGCTGCGTGAAGAATTAG
- the lysA gene encoding diaminopimelate decarboxylase, whose translation MKNTNIPEEQFVKAAAEFGTPLWIYDRATIEQRCKEVKVFDNVRFAQKACPNLSVISLVRKQGCVVDAVSAGEIVRALKAGYKGGCEKGKVPEIVYTADIFDKDALELVKEHNIAVNVGSPDMIQQLADAGVKSELTIRVNPGFGHGHSRKTNTGGDLSKHGIWHEQIKDCVKLAQENGMWITGLHMHIGSGSDFEHLASVADAMCDASRRLGSHLRTISAGGGLPIEYHEENKGPHIDMAAYYGIWDGARKKIQQSIGHDVHLEVEPGRYLVAESGYLMAEIRAVKKQGDNLFYIVDAGFTDLVRPSFYGSYHQISVIARDGRELNETVDAVVGGPLCESGDVFTQEEGGFVVTRKLPKAKVGDLLVLHDAGAYGAAMSSNYNSRRYAAEVMYTNGEMKVVRERQTWEQLLQNDRIIEL comes from the coding sequence ATGAAGAATACTAACATCCCCGAAGAACAGTTTGTGAAGGCTGCCGCTGAGTTCGGCACCCCGCTTTGGATTTACGACCGCGCAACTATCGAACAGCGTTGCAAGGAAGTGAAGGTTTTTGATAACGTGCGTTTTGCCCAGAAGGCATGCCCGAACCTCAGCGTGATTTCTCTTGTGCGCAAGCAGGGCTGCGTGGTGGACGCTGTCAGCGCCGGTGAAATTGTCCGCGCTCTCAAGGCCGGTTACAAGGGCGGCTGCGAAAAGGGTAAGGTTCCCGAAATTGTTTACACTGCCGACATCTTCGACAAGGATGCTCTGGAACTGGTGAAGGAACACAACATCGCTGTGAACGTTGGCTCTCCCGACATGATCCAGCAGCTTGCCGATGCAGGCGTGAAGTCCGAGCTGACCATCCGCGTGAACCCGGGCTTTGGTCACGGCCACTCCCGCAAGACCAACACCGGTGGCGATCTTTCCAAGCACGGTATCTGGCACGAACAGATCAAGGACTGCGTGAAGTTGGCTCAGGAAAACGGCATGTGGATCACTGGCCTGCATATGCATATCGGTTCCGGTTCTGACTTTGAACATTTGGCTTCTGTTGCCGACGCCATGTGCGACGCTAGCCGTCGTCTCGGCTCTCACCTCCGCACTATCAGCGCAGGCGGTGGTCTTCCCATTGAATACCACGAAGAGAACAAGGGCCCGCACATCGACATGGCTGCCTACTATGGCATTTGGGATGGCGCCCGCAAGAAGATCCAGCAGAGCATCGGTCACGACGTTCATCTGGAAGTGGAACCGGGTCGCTACCTGGTTGCAGAAAGCGGCTACCTCATGGCTGAAATCCGCGCTGTCAAGAAGCAGGGCGACAATCTGTTCTACATCGTGGACGCTGGCTTTACCGACCTGGTTCGCCCCAGCTTCTACGGTTCCTACCATCAGATCTCTGTCATCGCCCGCGATGGCCGCGAACTGAACGAAACTGTTGACGCCGTTGTTGGCGGCCCGCTCTGCGAATCCGGTGACGTGTTCACCCAGGAAGAAGGCGGCTTCGTTGTGACCCGTAAGCTCCCCAAGGCTAAGGTGGGCGACCTGCTGGTTCTCCACGATGCAGGCGCTTACGGTGCTGCAATGTCCAGCAACTACAACAGCCGTCGTTACGCTGCCGAAGTGATGTACACCAACGGCGAAATGAAGGTTGTCCGCGAACGTCAGACTTGGGAACAGCTCCTCCAGAACGATCGCATTATTGAATTGTAA
- a CDS encoding T9SS type A sorting domain-containing protein, with product MKKFIVLGLSLLATASMAEKYDWGNVRFDGGGFVSAVLPHPAEKNLLYARTDVGGIYRWDAGHGIWLPLMDQFSELDKGLYGTESFALDPTDPKRIYVLAGTGYFSWGRTAVLRSEDYGNTWDTTYVGFKDGTGILAHGNGMGRQTGEKLAVDPNMPNIILCGSRNAGIYRSTDYGKTWESFYKVAISSATQSALNGVNGVAFVMFDETQGKLADGSTATIYIGISDTKDNLQVSKDGGKTWKVIEGGPAKYMPHRAKIVDGEMFITYADGPGPHTINSGAVMKLDLKTNTWTDITPYDDEEDDQGNMQHKKNESSYGGIAIDPKDKNHIVVSTLGKYTGRHVTKDERDNYGDRIYVTTDGGKNWIHGQHYNDIPNIDANGTDWIPGNAIHWAGSLEFDPFDNKKVWVTSGNGIFTTDDITAKVPVWKFESKGIEETVPLDIVSIPGGPLVTAIGDYDGGVYTDINAPVKRHFPTVGSTESMGYAPLTGTLVRTGVTTEYLQYESKNHNMMYRSDDMGETWTDLEVDGIIKGSKGIVALSADGKVIMHKPENGSSYYRSADNGKTWTAVTLSAGSGRMTPDPVNPDVFYLAGDNGEFYVSSDAGKTFKQASNLKTNENWSGAGNPIRTVPGKEGHVWVARDQEQIWQADGYSHNGLSYTEDGGKTWTDCNIVGTAVAVGIGKAKEGSDYETIYIWGGTKDSIGEKQWGGTEYKYSPVGIYRSTDKCKTFERINDDMHQFGGPGNGKFVVGDMNTYGVVYMSTVGRGTIVGAPEGTVIQGIKTVHMSNRISASMQLAGRNLFVAAPADSRVMLMDTKGRVKQMHAVNGSATISLESLSAGTYFAKVISNHGAVLMVRKVSLK from the coding sequence ATGAAAAAGTTTATCGTTTTGGGCCTTTCTCTGCTTGCCACCGCAAGTATGGCAGAAAAGTACGACTGGGGCAACGTCCGTTTCGACGGCGGTGGCTTTGTTAGCGCCGTCCTCCCCCATCCGGCAGAAAAGAATCTTTTGTACGCACGTACCGACGTGGGCGGCATTTACCGCTGGGACGCTGGCCACGGCATTTGGCTCCCCCTCATGGACCAGTTCAGCGAATTGGACAAGGGCCTTTACGGCACCGAATCCTTCGCCCTGGACCCCACCGACCCCAAGCGCATCTATGTGCTGGCAGGTACCGGCTACTTTAGCTGGGGACGTACCGCTGTGCTCCGCTCCGAAGACTATGGTAACACCTGGGACACCACCTACGTGGGCTTCAAGGACGGCACCGGTATTTTGGCACACGGTAACGGCATGGGCCGCCAGACCGGCGAAAAGCTGGCTGTGGACCCCAACATGCCGAACATCATCCTTTGCGGCAGCCGTAACGCAGGTATCTATAGAAGTACCGACTACGGCAAGACCTGGGAGAGTTTCTACAAGGTAGCCATCTCCAGCGCCACCCAGAGCGCCTTGAATGGCGTGAACGGTGTAGCCTTCGTCATGTTCGACGAAACTCAGGGCAAGTTGGCCGACGGTAGCACCGCCACTATTTATATCGGCATTTCCGACACCAAGGACAACCTGCAGGTTTCCAAGGACGGCGGCAAGACCTGGAAGGTTATCGAAGGTGGCCCCGCCAAGTACATGCCCCACCGCGCAAAGATCGTGGACGGCGAAATGTTCATTACCTACGCCGATGGCCCGGGCCCACACACCATCAACAGCGGCGCTGTGATGAAGCTGGATCTCAAGACCAACACCTGGACCGACATTACGCCCTACGATGACGAAGAAGACGATCAGGGCAACATGCAGCACAAGAAGAACGAAAGTTCCTACGGCGGCATCGCCATCGATCCCAAGGACAAGAACCATATCGTGGTTTCCACTTTGGGTAAGTACACCGGCCGTCACGTGACCAAGGACGAACGCGACAACTACGGCGACCGCATTTACGTCACCACCGACGGCGGCAAGAACTGGATTCACGGCCAGCACTACAACGATATTCCCAACATCGACGCCAACGGCACCGACTGGATTCCGGGTAACGCCATCCACTGGGCAGGCTCTTTGGAATTCGACCCCTTCGATAACAAGAAGGTGTGGGTCACCAGCGGTAACGGCATTTTCACTACCGACGACATCACCGCCAAGGTTCCCGTATGGAAGTTTGAATCCAAGGGCATCGAAGAAACCGTTCCTCTGGATATCGTAAGCATTCCGGGCGGCCCGCTGGTTACTGCCATCGGTGACTACGACGGCGGCGTCTATACTGATATTAATGCTCCGGTCAAGCGCCACTTCCCCACTGTGGGCTCCACCGAAAGCATGGGCTACGCTCCCCTGACGGGTACACTGGTCCGCACAGGCGTGACAACGGAATACCTGCAGTACGAAAGCAAGAACCACAACATGATGTACCGCTCCGACGACATGGGCGAAACATGGACCGACCTGGAAGTTGACGGCATCATCAAGGGTTCCAAGGGTATCGTGGCACTCTCCGCAGATGGCAAGGTCATCATGCACAAGCCGGAAAACGGATCTTCCTACTACCGCTCCGCAGATAACGGCAAGACATGGACTGCAGTGACCCTTAGCGCAGGCAGCGGCCGCATGACTCCGGACCCGGTAAATCCTGATGTATTCTACCTGGCCGGCGACAATGGCGAGTTCTACGTTTCCAGCGACGCAGGCAAAACATTCAAGCAGGCATCCAACCTCAAGACCAACGAAAACTGGTCTGGTGCAGGCAACCCCATCCGCACGGTTCCCGGCAAGGAAGGCCACGTTTGGGTAGCCCGCGACCAGGAACAGATTTGGCAAGCCGACGGTTACTCTCATAACGGTCTCAGCTACACCGAAGACGGCGGCAAGACCTGGACTGATTGCAACATCGTGGGTACCGCAGTTGCAGTTGGTATCGGAAAGGCCAAGGAAGGCTCCGACTACGAAACCATCTACATCTGGGGTGGCACCAAGGATTCCATCGGCGAAAAGCAGTGGGGCGGCACGGAATACAAGTACTCCCCCGTTGGCATCTACCGCAGTACCGACAAGTGCAAGACCTTCGAACGCATCAACGATGACATGCACCAGTTCGGCGGTCCGGGTAACGGCAAGTTCGTTGTAGGCGACATGAATACCTACGGCGTCGTGTACATGAGTACCGTAGGCCGCGGCACCATCGTGGGTGCTCCGGAAGGCACCGTGATTCAGGGTATCAAGACCGTCCACATGTCGAACAGAATTTCCGCAAGCATGCAGCTGGCAGGCCGCAACCTCTTCGTGGCCGCTCCTGCAGACTCCCGCGTGATGCTGATGGACACCAAGGGACGCGTCAAGCAGATGCACGCTGTTAACGGCAGCGCCACCATCTCCCTGGAAAGCCTGAGCGCAGGCACCTACTTCGCCAAGGTAATCTCCAACCACGGCGCAGTGCTCATGGTCCGCAAGGTAAGCCTGAAGTAA
- a CDS encoding ribose-phosphate pyrophosphokinase has protein sequence MSDRFIVTGNFTDDPFAIDMAQYIGLREDISDVVSLKTFANSEFCPRYMLDADDIEHIGRRLEGKIVLICSVSNHERSRNDYAMRNMILARAAKDNGAEQVVLVEPDLFYSAQDRGPHRVGELEKDRPDADLKKFDGQAFSSMLYAELLKKSGVDAVVTCHNHSIKVQNLFNDIFEGHFHNLIPTDVYAHYIKNSNFVQCGKDGNNLVIVSPDKGARPFMNAVYDALQLPECKRVVMDKVRTGEREISMTFNPELSDISIDEIEGKDVIVFDDMVRTGTTIVQCCEHIKKGNPNRVCFGVTHFHTSAEAREKLNSPAIDEILTTSTLPDIMNRDCQGRLRKKLTVLKLGKWIARHVMQMYGMDDGRFERDFYKIDMSSKNPRWPPQQY, from the coding sequence ATGTCAGATCGTTTTATCGTGACCGGTAACTTCACCGATGATCCGTTCGCCATCGACATGGCCCAGTACATTGGTCTTCGTGAAGATATTTCCGACGTGGTCTCCCTCAAGACCTTCGCCAACTCCGAATTCTGCCCCCGCTACATGCTGGATGCCGATGACATCGAACATATCGGTCGCCGCCTCGAAGGCAAGATTGTCCTTATCTGCTCCGTTTCCAACCACGAACGCAGCCGTAACGACTACGCCATGCGTAACATGATCCTCGCCCGCGCCGCCAAGGACAACGGTGCCGAACAGGTCGTTCTCGTGGAACCGGACTTGTTCTACTCTGCACAGGACCGCGGCCCGCACCGCGTTGGCGAACTTGAAAAGGATCGCCCGGATGCAGACCTCAAGAAGTTCGACGGCCAGGCTTTCTCCAGCATGCTCTATGCTGAACTCCTGAAGAAGTCCGGTGTGGACGCTGTGGTCACCTGCCACAACCACTCCATCAAGGTCCAGAACCTCTTCAACGACATTTTCGAAGGTCACTTCCACAACCTGATTCCGACTGACGTTTACGCTCACTACATCAAGAACAGCAACTTCGTGCAGTGCGGTAAGGATGGCAACAACCTCGTTATCGTTTCCCCGGACAAGGGCGCACGCCCCTTCATGAACGCTGTCTACGATGCCCTCCAGCTCCCGGAATGCAAGCGCGTGGTGATGGACAAGGTCCGTACCGGCGAACGTGAAATCTCCATGACCTTCAACCCGGAACTTTCCGACATCAGCATCGACGAAATCGAAGGCAAGGACGTAATCGTGTTCGACGACATGGTCCGTACCGGTACCACCATCGTTCAGTGCTGCGAACACATCAAGAAGGGCAACCCCAACCGCGTGTGCTTCGGCGTCACCCACTTCCACACCAGTGCAGAAGCTCGTGAAAAGCTGAACAGCCCCGCAATCGACGAAATTCTTACCACCTCCACCCTGCCGGATATCATGAACCGTGACTGCCAGGGTCGTCTCCGTAAGAAGCTCACCGTTTTGAAGCTCGGTAAGTGGATTGCTCGCCACGTGATGCAGATGTACGGCATGGACGACGGTCGTTTCGAACGCGACTTCTACAAGATCGACATGTCCTCCAAGAACCCCCGTTGGCCGCCTCAGCAGTACTAA